The window AAGATGATCAAATGTATCAAACGTCCGACACGGAGCGAGACACAAGGGTTTCAATATTTCCCTCGAGAAATCAAAGCATCCGATAAAAATGTCACCAGTACCCCGTCGAACATAGCACGTAGCCAATTGAGATTTCCGTTCAAGGGCACACTATATCGTTTCACGTGGGTTAATGGCCGGTCCTCGTCAGGTGTATCAATAAACTTGAATGTATGAGACGCACACTCGTAGATCGCAACTCTCTGGTGGTGGATTCTTTTGACATCACGGGACACAGAAAATACCCCAATATCTTGTAAACCTTTTCGGGTCTAGTATTATCATATCCTACGCCACAAGGCCAGAAACCTTTATCCTTGTGGTCGACCCATTTGATCTGTCTCAACCACGGATTCCAAAGCGCTGTCCCTGTTGGACAAATCCCATTATTACAAAACAAGAACCCATCGCAAGAAGTGATGGTGACATCATTAAAATTCAATTCCTGGTAAGGAATACCAGATGAGGATAGCTCATGCAACTTAATCGTTGGGTCAGCTCCATCGAGACCGATGATTTCTATGGAATAAATGTTGGAATTTGACAGGAAGATGAAATGAGGACGGGCACGAGCGAAGTGGTTCTTGACGAAACTCTTTTCAGACAAAAGAACATTCCACCCTTTGCAAACTGATCTTaactgaagaagagattgaGGTGGAATTCGAGACAATATATCTTCCTCAACCTCCCATGGAAGAAGCGCCATTTTAAGGTTtttgaattcatttttttagGGGAAGCCAACCTTATCCGCCATGTGTCGCTGCCCCGAAGGAGATTAGTGTCCGCTCATGTGTCGCGACGCCGTGATGCCTATCCACTACCAACTGCTTCCACCACCAACCTAAGGAACCTATATAAACCCGTCTccttttcatttgtttcctcACACCAAAACCAAACAGAAAATCCTTAATGGGCGAGAGTGTGAGTGAGTATCTAGGGAGATTGGAGGGAGTTTGGTCGAGGGTCTAGGAGTCTTAGTCGTTAGGCTAAAATAAATTCTCGAAGCGTGTAGGGTAGTACAtgggtttatttatttaattagttaattatttctttaattaattattttagttatttatttatttattagtttagaGTGAGGTTAGGATTTTAAACTTAGAATAATAGGGGGTATTATTCTTGGGTTATT is drawn from Camelina sativa cultivar DH55 chromosome 1, Cs, whole genome shotgun sequence and contains these coding sequences:
- the LOC109127554 gene encoding LOW QUALITY PROTEIN: putative F-box protein At3g51171 (The sequence of the model RefSeq protein was modified relative to this genomic sequence to represent the inferred CDS: inserted 1 base in 1 codon; deleted 2 bases in 1 codon), producing the protein MALLPWEVEEDILSRIPPQSLLQLRSVCKGWNVLLSEKSFVKNHFARARPHFIFLSNSNIYSIEIIGLDGADPTIKLHELSSSGIPYQELNFNDVTITSCDGFLFCNNGICPTGTALWNPWLRQIKWVDHKDKGFWPCGVGYDNTRPEKVYKILGYFLCXRDVKRIHHQRVAIYECASHTFKFIDTPDEDRPLTHVKRYSVPLNGNLNWLRAMFRGTGDIFIGCFDFSREILKPLCLAPCRTFDTFDHLVLQAFTENRVVVMIPGLVLSFPYQSQSRPHNIPPSLDGFSKNDIEKNCEHIYGVTHDHWLPEETRLAITWVLWAVWKYKNNFIFQSKQGDVREMVMKAQKDALLWQEAQQTLDNMDSAWCKTNRKLEKRWCKPLSGNLKCNVALSWINSSSMDGGAWLVRDAQRQVVYHARDGFSRKDSTVRAGLQCIMWTFEALQNLHIEKVVVAIDSHMVVVAVNSPHDWPRFCAV